From a region of the Toxotes jaculatrix isolate fToxJac2 chromosome 7, fToxJac2.pri, whole genome shotgun sequence genome:
- the plekha2 gene encoding pleckstrin homology domain-containing family A member 2 produces the protein MPYVDRLNRVCGFLDIEEKENSCRFQRRYFILDTQGNALLWYMDNPQNLPSGASFVGSLKLTYISKVSEATAKQKPKAEFCFVINAVSRRYFLQANDVTDMRDWVAALNKASKITVPKSFPAPARSDVTAVISDTQGGKKQQAYKTEIIGGVVVHTLIQNESEEAEGRERKGNRPGVLRCGYCVKQGNVRKSWKRRFFTLDDSTVNYYKSEMDKEPLRAIPLRDIQKVHECLVKSGDLLLRDNLFEIITSSRTFYIQADSPEEMHGWIRDIEMKIQEFRGPPKGFSFKRASSLYRSQNASSASRGQQSDDRRPPLVKSCSVAPGWQPWTPVPQCEPPIVDVEDEDSAFSSIPTLPSLSSSSTSSSTSSSSNSLSTPTPCTSANPAPSTSGLGMLTASGDVASGRRRHRSQPQSHTSCTFPFNLDDDSIRTTDV, from the exons ATGCCGTACGTGGACCGGCTAAACCGTGTATGTGGCTTCCTGGACATCGAGGAGAAGGAGAACAGCTGCCGCTTCCAGAGACGATACTTCATCCTCGACACCCAGGGAAATGCTCTGCTGTGGTATATGGACAACCCTCAG aACCTGCCCAGTGGAGCCAGCTTTGTTGGCAGCCTGAAACTAACCTACATATCTAAG gtgAGTGAAGCCACAGCGAAGCAAAAGCCCAAGGCAGAGTTCTGTTTTG TCATCAACGCAGTTTCCCGGCGGTACTTCCTCCAAGCCAACGATGTTACTGACATGAGGGACTGGGTGGCTGCTCTCAACAAGGCCAGCAAGATCACT GTTCCTAAATCTTTTCCTGCACCTGCAAGGTCTGATGTGACCGCAGTGATCAGTGACACTCAGGGGGGGAAGAAACAGCAGGCCTACAAGACTGAGATCATAGGCGGTGTGGTGGTTCACACTCTCATCCAG AATGAGAGTGAAGAGgcagaagggagagagaggaagggcaACAGGCCGGGTGTGCTGAGATGTGGTTACTGTGTGAAACAGGGAAATGTG agaaaaagctggAAGAGGCGATTTTTCACGCTGGACGACAGCACTGTCAATTACTACAAGTCTGAGATG GATAAAGAGCCGCTCCGAGCTATTCCACTGAGGGACATTCAGAAGGTCCACGAGTGTCTTGTCAAGTCAGG GGATCTCCTGCTGAGAGACAACCTGTTTGAGATCATCACCAGCTCCCGAACTTTCTACATCCAG GCAGACTCTCCAGAGGAGATGCATGGTTGGATCAGGGACATCGAGATGAAGATCCAGGAGTTCAGAGGTCCCCCCAAG GGTTTTTCATTTAAACGTGCGTCTTCTCTCTATCGAAGTCAAAATGCCTCCTCTGCGTCTCGTGGTCAACAGAGTGATGACCGCAGACCTCCGCTGGTCAAGTCCTGCTCTGTGGCGCCGGGCTGGCAGCCCTGGACGCCTGTCCCCCAGTGTGAGCCCCCCATTGTGGATGTAGAGGATGAAGACAGCGCTTTCAGCTCCATACCCACCttgccttctctctcctcctcttccacctcctcctccacttcctcctcctctaactCCCTCTCTACCCCGACCCCTTGTACCAGTGCGAACCCTGCGCCTTCGACCAGCGGACTGGGCATGCTTACAGCATCAGGGGATGTGGCGAGCGGGCGTCGGAGGCACCGCTCTCAGCCTCAGTCTCACACCAGCTGCACCTTCCCCTTCAACTTGGATGACGACAGCATCCGCACCACAGACGTGTAG